The following are encoded in a window of Actinomycetota bacterium genomic DNA:
- a CDS encoding helix-turn-helix transcriptional regulator, whose protein sequence is MKRTDTSGWPCTIARSADLLGDHWNLLLIRQACLGTRRFDDFQAELGIGRNILTQRLARLVDEGILTRVEYQQNPTRFEYRLTDKGRDAYPILAAMAAWGERWLIGPEGTPLVLHHTECDHDMHAVVVCSECAQPLDVRHVRAKTGPGFSG, encoded by the coding sequence GTGAAGCGCACCGACACGTCCGGGTGGCCGTGCACCATCGCCCGCAGCGCCGATCTTCTGGGCGATCACTGGAACCTGCTGCTCATCCGCCAGGCCTGTCTCGGCACGCGTCGCTTCGACGACTTCCAGGCCGAGCTCGGCATCGGGCGCAACATCCTCACGCAGCGGCTCGCGCGACTTGTCGACGAAGGGATCCTCACGCGCGTCGAGTACCAGCAGAACCCGACGCGCTTCGAGTACCGGCTCACCGACAAGGGCCGGGACGCGTATCCGATCCTCGCGGCTATGGCGGCTTGGGGTGAGCGTTGGCTCATCGGACCGGAAGGAACGCCGCTCGTGCTGCACCACACGGAGTGCGATCACGACATGCACGCCGTCGTGGTGTGCAGCGAGTGCGCCCAACCACTCGACGTTCGCCACGTCCGCGCCAAGACCGGGCCCGGCTTCTCGGGCTGA
- a CDS encoding crotonase/enoyl-CoA hydratase family protein — MQPPTEVSTVDRHPHGQVQTEVVDDRILVMTVDRVEKKNAFTPKISNELAAAYTRLDDDPELFVGVLTFAGDHTTAGLEMPLFFGPDAEPGPPSDAVDPFGLQRRLTKPLVTAVRGITFTIGIEIALAGDIVVAASDTRFCQLEPKRGLAPLGGATIRYVQRAGWGNAMYHLLRADEFSADEALRIGLVQEVVEPGRQRGRAVEVARELLQCAPLALRHTIANARLALDEDEPTAIDAIPAMSKAVMVTADFQEGIASFIERRPARFTGR, encoded by the coding sequence ATGCAACCACCGACAGAGGTGTCGACCGTGGACCGCCACCCTCATGGGCAAGTGCAAACCGAAGTCGTCGACGACCGGATCCTGGTGATGACCGTCGACCGGGTCGAGAAGAAGAACGCGTTCACCCCGAAGATCAGCAACGAGCTCGCCGCGGCCTACACCCGCCTGGACGACGATCCCGAGCTGTTCGTCGGCGTGCTCACCTTCGCGGGCGACCACACCACCGCCGGGTTGGAGATGCCGCTGTTCTTCGGTCCCGACGCCGAGCCCGGCCCACCGTCCGACGCGGTCGACCCGTTCGGGCTGCAACGCCGGTTGACCAAGCCGTTGGTGACCGCCGTGCGGGGAATCACGTTCACCATCGGCATCGAGATCGCCCTGGCCGGCGACATCGTGGTGGCCGCGTCCGACACGCGCTTCTGCCAGCTCGAACCCAAGCGCGGGCTCGCGCCGCTCGGCGGTGCGACGATCCGCTACGTGCAGCGCGCCGGATGGGGCAACGCCATGTATCACCTGCTGCGGGCCGACGAGTTCAGCGCCGACGAGGCGCTGCGGATCGGCCTCGTGCAAGAAGTGGTCGAGCCCGGCCGTCAACGTGGGCGCGCGGTGGAGGTGGCGCGCGAACTACTTCAGTGCGCGCCGCTCGCGCTGCGGCACACCATCGCCAACGCCCGCCTCGCGCTCGATGAAGACGAGCCCACCGCGATCGACGCCATTCCGGCGATGAGCAAGGCCGTGATGGTGACGGCCGACTTCCAAGAGGGGATCGCGTCGTTCATCGAACGACGCCCGGCACGGTTCACGGGACGTTGA
- a CDS encoding LLM class flavin-dependent oxidoreductase, with product MTLRVGIGAAPGRPEAVEFVRQAERLGVDSVWCPEFWAGDAFTPLAYLAACTSTIKLGSGIAQLGARTPAMLAMTAQSLHALSGGRCLLGIGTSGPQVMEGWHGVAFDKPVRRTRETIEIIRAITAGERLDYHGEIYELPLPGSEGRAIRSLMPPMHLPIYVASLGPANLRLTGELADGWIGTSFFPETADVFLAPIREGAARAGRDIADLDLTVAVGVEFTDDVEAAGRRHADGYAFTIGAMGSAGTNFYNNAFERQGYGDDIREVQRLWLMGEKDAARRRVPTAIGLGTNLVGTDDLVRDRLRLYRDAGITTLRANLHGGGDVDLDRQLGDLAQLLDLVREVNDESTDADRR from the coding sequence ATGACGCTTCGCGTCGGCATCGGCGCGGCGCCGGGCCGACCCGAAGCCGTCGAGTTCGTGCGCCAGGCCGAACGACTCGGCGTCGACTCGGTGTGGTGCCCCGAGTTCTGGGCCGGCGACGCGTTCACGCCGCTTGCGTACCTCGCGGCGTGCACGTCAACGATCAAGTTGGGTTCGGGCATCGCGCAGCTCGGCGCGCGCACGCCGGCGATGCTCGCGATGACCGCGCAATCGCTGCACGCTCTGTCGGGCGGGCGATGCCTGCTCGGCATCGGAACCAGCGGACCGCAGGTGATGGAAGGTTGGCACGGCGTCGCGTTCGACAAGCCCGTGCGCCGCACCCGCGAAACCATCGAGATCATCCGCGCCATCACCGCCGGTGAGCGGCTCGACTACCACGGCGAGATCTACGAGTTGCCGCTCCCCGGCAGTGAAGGCCGCGCCATCCGGTCGCTGATGCCGCCCATGCATCTACCGATCTACGTCGCGTCGCTCGGCCCAGCCAACCTCCGCCTCACCGGTGAGCTCGCCGACGGGTGGATCGGCACCTCGTTCTTCCCCGAGACCGCGGACGTGTTCCTCGCCCCCATACGCGAAGGAGCAGCCCGAGCAGGACGCGACATCGCTGACCTCGACCTCACCGTCGCCGTAGGAGTCGAGTTCACCGACGACGTCGAGGCCGCGGGCCGCCGCCACGCCGACGGCTACGCGTTCACCATCGGCGCTATGGGCTCAGCCGGTACGAACTTCTACAACAACGCCTTCGAACGGCAGGGCTACGGCGACGACATCCGCGAGGTCCAACGGCTCTGGCTCATGGGCGAAAAGGACGCCGCGCGCCGACGAGTCCCCACCGCGATCGGGCTCGGCACCAACCTCGTCGGCACCGACGACCTCGTGCGCGACCGGCTGCGCCTCTACCGCGACGCCGGCATCACAACCCTGCGCGCCAACCTCCACGGCGGCGGCGACGTAGATCTCGACCGGCAACTCGGTGATCTCGCACAACTGCTCGACCTCGTCCGTGAGGTCAACGACGAGTCCACCGACGCCGATCGCCGGTGA